Sequence from the Fragaria vesca subsp. vesca linkage group LG4, FraVesHawaii_1.0, whole genome shotgun sequence genome:
TTTATCATGCACTTTCTTCATCATGAACTTGTCTCGCACTACACTTTTCTACATTTCCTATTACGTTCTCTTATTATTTTATCTTGATCCATTTCCTGAATGGCAGGTGGTGGAGTGTGGGCGGTGCACCCTGTTCTTTTCGCTACCAGCTATTTCACTGGAATTTTCCACTCCATCATAACCTTCATATTGTCTGTAGCTACTCTTTACACATTCAGTTCTGCTGCATTCAAGTGTGCTGGAACACCTCCATTCATAGTCTGGGGCAGCTATCCAGCTGTGGGGAAAGGTGGCCTTGAGAATTATACCTTCTGTAACCTCTGCTCAAAGCCCAAGTCTCCAAGAACTCATCACTGCCGGACCTGCGGAAAGTGTATATTGGACATGGATCACCACTGCCCATTTGTGAGTCAGTCTATCTGTAACTGCGATTTGTTTTACAGATTATCTTGCCCGTCCATTAGTAATGAATTATCTTGCCAAGTAATTATTTTATAAAATTACTAGCTTGGCAAGTGAGTGGAAATAGCAACTTCAATATTAGGTTAGTTAATGCAGGTTTTGATTTTAATCTTAACTTTGATCACTCATAAGAAAACCTTCTATGAAAAGCTCAATGATGAAAGAACATTAATCAAATTGTAATTTTTGTAATTCTTCTATTATAAAATCTTAGAAAAGGACTAGACTGAATTATATGGATAAATACAATTGCAGGTAGCTGGATATAAAAGATTTCACAATTTCTATATGGCTCCATACTGGCAACTCTGCATTTGAAAGTAGTAGCTTTGCTTTATTACAAACCCTGATCATTTCTTAGATTTACATTTGTTCCATTATCATGAATTGCATACTAACAGCAGGAATTGTCTTTGCTTAATTGGATGCAGATTGGGAATTGTGTTGGTGCTGATAATCACCCCCACTTCATTGCCTTACTTATTTCAGTTATTATTGGTACAACATATGTGTCTGTCATGGCTGTATATGTATGTTTCCAAATATGGCCATCCATAACATTCGAAAGCATCAGCAGCTTTAATGTGTACAGCACTGAGTTCGCTATGAGATATGCCAGGGTGCTTCTTATGGGTTTGCTAAGATCTGTAGTGTTTTTGGAGCCTAGAGGGCTTGTTCTAGTATATCTCTTAATTTCAAGTGTTTCATTGGGGATAGGGTTGTTCATACTTCTGTGGCAGCAGCTCTGTTATATATATGAGGGGAAAACCTACTTGAGTGATTTAAGCTCACAAGGCAGCGATGACGTTGGAGAGAAGGATTGCCAAAATATTTTGCGTTTCTTTGGATGGCCATATTCTTTCTCAAGATACATGCCTCTCTGGTCTATTTCAAGATTTCTGCCAAGTTTCCATAAGAAGAGACATGCAAAGTAAATATTGTAGTATGATCTAATGAAATCCACTTCTTTCCCTTTTCTGGGATGGTGGAGGAGGCAGAGACTTGAAGGGGATGGGGCAAGGCGGCATTATGCGCCATTCATATGAACGCAACCATTCACGTGCTGCTCACATGGTGGGGTGATTGTACGAGGGAAAGCATATACACCCCACCCCTCAGAAGACTCTTTGTTAGGATGGTAATTGCAGCAATTTGTGCTTTCATCAAGTACTGTGTAATCTGTATCATACATTTTTTGGGAAATTTGGACAAGAGTTGTTTTCTCTAATGGTTTGATTCAGCACTTGCTTTAGTTGATTGCTGACAGAAATTTTTGAACCGTTGTTTCTTACTGAGTGTGAAATTATAATGCTGTAGTTCAGATTTGGCTATCCAGAATGTAAAAGAACCATGTTTATTTAAGAATGATCAAATGTTATTTGTATTAATGATGTAG
This genomic interval carries:
- the LOC101295125 gene encoding probable S-acyltransferase At3g18620-like produces the protein MTSISRPAPEALAIMADLPEEHITSIKEEYDVQCWGCGLHLLLPSNSPLFKCGWCGALTNQNARKRDTKYIWLRRLRDRIFVFILLIFMLFVICGGVWAVHPVLFATSYFTGIFHSIITFILSVATLYTFSSAAFKCAGTPPFIVWGSYPAVGKGGLENYTFCNLCSKPKSPRTHHCRTCGKCILDMDHHCPFIGNCVGADNHPHFIALLISVIIGTTYVSVMAVYVCFQIWPSITFESISSFNVYSTEFAMRYARVLLMGLLRSVVFLEPRGLVLVYLLISSVSLGIGLFILLWQQLCYIYEGKTYLSDLSSQGSDDVGEKDCQNILRFFGWPYSFSRYMPLWSISRFLPSFHKKRHAK